From the Ruminiclostridium josui JCM 17888 genome, one window contains:
- a CDS encoding pyridoxal phosphate-dependent aminotransferase has protein sequence MKKLVHGGDIYSKRNLPENLKLIDFSANINPLGMPEGVKKAIINSVDDFCNYPDPLCRELKKEISVYLKVPESYLFCGNGAADVIHRIASAIRPEKVLLTAPTFSEYEQAVKLLGSDVEYYYLTKEKNFKIHIDILDKITSDIKVMFLCNPNNPTGVLTDKEMVLRIGEKCKSTKTILVVDECFMDFLDNPQMYSIIDRLGTYNNIIVLKAFTKIYAMAGIRLGYGICSDINIIEGLHKAGQPWNVSVVAQKCGIAALKEIDYVNKTREVIKNNRIFLKNSLIKLGFEVVNSQANYILFRTELKSLPHELEKFGILIRSCSNYKGLDETYFRIAVKLKEDNEYLVNCIKKILSPLH, from the coding sequence ATGAAAAAGCTTGTTCATGGTGGAGATATTTATAGTAAAAGAAATTTACCAGAAAATTTAAAGCTCATTGATTTTTCTGCCAATATCAATCCTTTGGGAATGCCGGAAGGTGTAAAAAAAGCCATTATCAATAGCGTAGATGATTTTTGCAATTATCCTGATCCTTTATGCAGGGAATTGAAAAAGGAAATCTCAGTTTATTTAAAGGTACCGGAAAGTTATTTATTCTGTGGCAATGGAGCAGCTGATGTAATACATAGAATTGCTTCTGCAATAAGGCCGGAGAAAGTACTTCTTACTGCACCTACTTTTTCCGAATATGAGCAGGCGGTAAAACTACTCGGAAGTGATGTTGAGTATTATTATCTGACAAAGGAAAAGAATTTTAAGATTCATATAGATATACTTGATAAAATAACTTCTGATATCAAGGTTATGTTTTTGTGTAACCCCAATAATCCCACAGGTGTTTTAACAGATAAGGAAATGGTCTTGAGAATCGGTGAAAAGTGTAAGTCAACAAAGACTATTTTAGTAGTTGACGAATGTTTTATGGATTTTTTGGATAATCCGCAAATGTATAGTATTATTGACAGACTTGGCACTTATAATAATATAATTGTTCTGAAAGCATTTACAAAAATATATGCTATGGCTGGAATCCGTTTAGGGTACGGTATATGTTCAGATATAAATATCATAGAAGGACTTCACAAGGCCGGTCAGCCTTGGAATGTGTCTGTAGTTGCACAGAAGTGCGGAATTGCTGCACTAAAAGAAATAGATTATGTTAATAAAACAAGAGAGGTAATTAAAAATAACAGAATATTTTTGAAAAATAGCCTTATAAAGCTTGGATTTGAAGTTGTAAATTCACAAGCAAACTATATTTTATTCAGAACAGAATTAAAATCACTTCCCCATGAACTCGAGAAATTTGGCATATTGATACGTTCCTGCAGCAATTATAAGGGACTGGATGAAACATATTTTAGGATTGCTGTTAAATTAAAAGAAGATAATGAGTATCTTGTAAATTGTATAAAGAAAATACTGTCGCCTTTGCACTAA